In Helianthus annuus cultivar XRQ/B chromosome 3, HanXRQr2.0-SUNRISE, whole genome shotgun sequence, a single window of DNA contains:
- the LOC118490490 gene encoding uncharacterized protein LOC118490490, whose translation MGALKDLARSFSRLTQEEVDLFCLEHGIDKQFNPTAPACDASIDKPIPGFIALYCRHFEWSNLRYPFSFFVLNLLEYYRVSFGQVHPKGMARVLHFEVLCRALGYDPSLLLFRRFFRLAKNGDWYTFENTKVETCLVSSMVTTLGSWKNTFFWVSESIIPFKMVWRHPDAVLNDPEPSESELNDAFLSAIRGCPSRVRPFPEHLLVLLGVSNIWAKVDRDPVLMRNGLVMSALDFIKSDDTSDVVFEDAPTVPGENVVVRTSEQRFEGSGYVSVENVKGFTKSNVPKPSTRRLSRRLLKATPQSTSTEPVDLSDDIEVSEDQAEAEVEKEKELVVRGKKVRGKKGVATPVQESSSRDVEGLNPEGTYVPSWLVKNDDTFKDAAVCEDALSHLAPPSVREAIAEMDDDTMLSRMVLTTCNLAEAAWKKEIEDLKKMHAIEMGDLKKSFEANLLKLKADREALSVQQKAFREEKEGLKASVGQVTADNQWLIEHGFQQGLKPEGLNEKVCAEVLGSLSRKRSYSGDSDDTLSSLPETSKDAGLETSAVGGEEGVKAKKTKKAKKSKGEGSKPSDN comes from the exons atgggtgcccttaaggatttagcgaggTCATTTTCTCGATTGACACAAGAGGAGGTAGACCTGTTTTGTCTTGAACATGGTATTGATAAACAGTTTAATCCAACCGCCCCTGCTTGCGATGCTTCCATTGACAAACCGATTCCTGGTTTTATTGCTTTGTATTGTCGGCATTTTGAGTGGTctaatcttcgttaccctttttcgttTTTTGTTCTAAATTTGCTTGAGTATTATCGAGTGTCTTTTGGGCAAGTACATCCGAAaggaatggctagggttttgcactttgaagtgCTGTGTCGTGCTTTAGGTTATGATCCTTCGTTGTTGCTCTTTCGGAGGTTCTTCCGGTTAGccaaaaatggtgattggtatacTTTTGAGAACACAAAGGTTGAAACTTGTCTCGTTTCCTCCATGGTTACGACCCTTGGATCATGGAAGAATacgtttttctgggtttctgaatccattattcctttcaaaatggtgtggaggcatccggatgctgttctcaacgATCCGGAGCCTTCCGAGTCTGAATTAAATGATGCCtttctttcagccattcgggggtgcccttccAGGGTTCGTCCttttcccgaacatttgttagtgcttttaggggttagtaatatttgggcaAAAGTTGATCGGGATCCGGTGTTGATGAGAAATGGCCTTG ttatgtctgctttggacttcaTCAAAAGTGACGATACGTCCGATGTGGTTTTTGAAGATGCTCCGACTGTTCCGGGTGAAAATGTTGTTGTGAGGACCtctgagcaaaggtttgagggctCGGGTTATGTCAGTGTTGAAAATGTGAAGGGTTTTACCAAGTCCAATGTTCCCAAGCCTTCAACTCGCCGGTTATCTCGTCGTTTACTGAAGGCTActcctcaatccacttccactgagccagtggatttgaGTGATGACATCGAGGTTTCTGAGGATCAGGCTGAggcagaggttgagaaggagaaggAATTAGTTGTGCGTGGTAAGAAGGTTCGAGGGAAGAAGGGTGTTGCTACCCCTGTTCAAGAATCGTCGAGCAGagacgttgaagggttgaaccCTGAGGGCACTTATGTGCCTTCTTGGTTGGTTAAGAATGATGACACTTTtaaggatgctgctgtttgtgaagatgctcttagtcatcttgctcctccttcCGTTCGTGAAGCTattgctgagatggatgatgacactatgttatctcgcatggttttaactacttgcaaccttgca gaggCAGCTTGGAAGAAGGAGATTGAGGATTTGAAGAAGATGCATGCCATTGAGATGGGTGACCTGAAGAAAAGCTTTGAAGCTAATTTGCTGAAGTTGAAGGCTGATCGAGAGGCCTTATCTGTCCAGCAGaaggcttttcgtgaagaaaaggaGGGGTTGAAGGCTTCCGTTGGTCAGGTGACTGCGGATAATCAATGGTTGATCGAGCATGGGTTCCAGCAG ggaTTGAAGCCTGAAGGGTTGAATGAGaaggtttgtgctgaggttttgggctCTTTGTCGAGGAAGAGGTCTTACTCCGGGGACAGTGATGATACCCTTTCCAGTCTGCCTGAAACCTCGAAAGATGCTGGTTTGGAAACCTCTGCGGTTGGTGGTGAAGAAGGTGTGAAGGCGAAGAAGACAAAGAAAGCTAAGAAGTCTAAGGGTGAAGGTTCCAAGCCCTCTGATAACTGa